CGGCGTACTTGCCTATCTCGACCCGACATTGGCCACACCGGCGATCGTCGTTCCCGGCCGGACGGCGATGCTGACGGCGATGACACTTGCAGCGCTTTTTCTCCTGCTCGCGGCGGCCGTGCTTACCCGGCTTGCCGAGCAGCGGCACTTTGCGGTTCTTTGGGCCGGCATCGCGGCCGTCGTGCCCGGCGCGCTTGTCGGCATGTCGTTCCTGATGACGGGCCAGTTCGCCTTCGACCTGCCGCATGGGCTTGCCGCCTTTACGAGCGGGCTATTCCTTCTTGGTCTCGTCGAATGGATCTCTCGCCGCGACGCCGAATGGAGGGAGCTCGATCTTGCGGCGGGTCTGCTGGCACTGGGCTCCCTCGGCCTCTTTGTCGTCGGCCTGCATGCCTGGACGGACGGGTTGGTGACGACGCTCGCCATCGCGGTCCTCGGCACGGGCTACACCTTTGCAACACGCCTGCGTCCCTGGCCGGTTCTGCCCTGGGTGACGGTTGCCGCCGCCATCGTCGTCCTGACGCGGATTGCCTGGGAGCCGACGATCGTCGGGCCCGGCAGCCTCGGGACCACGCCGGTCTTCAATGCGCTTCTGCCGGGATACGGCGTTCCGGCACTGCTGCTCGTCGGTTGCGCCTACTTCCTGCGCGCTTTTCCGGATCTGCGGGCCCGCAATCTGCTGCAGGCGCTCGCCAGCCTCTTCGTGCTCCTGACACTCGCGATCCTCGTACGCCATGCGATGAACGGCGGCGTGCTTGACAGTTCCGTTCCGACGCTCGGCGAGCAGGCGATCTACACGCTGCTTGCGATCGGCGCCTCCGGCATTTTCATGACGCTCGACGGGGGATCGCCAAGCCCGGTGTTCCGCTACGGCGGAATGGCGCTCGGCGTACTTTCGATGCTGTCGGTGCTCTCGGCCCATCTCGTCGGCCTCAATCCCTATTTCAGCGGCGAGTTGCTTGGTCGCATTCCCTTGTTCGACCTGCTCTTCATCGGCTATCTGCTGCCCGCCATCGGCTATGCCGGCCTTGCCTGGTATGCGCGCGGCAGGCGCCCGCAGCCCTACGTCATGGCGCTGGCAGTGAGCGGCGCTGTGCTGGCCTTCGCCTGGGCGACGCTGAGCGTGCGCCGTTTCTGGCAGGGAGAAAGCGTCGCCGACTGGAAGGGCTTCCTGCAGGGAGAGACCTACACCTACTCGGTGATCTGGCTGGTGCTAGGCGTCCTGCTTCTCGTGGTGGGATCGCGCTTCAACGCCAAGAGCATCCGCATCGCTTCGGCCGTACTGGTGTTCATTGCCGTGCTCAAGGTCTTCCTCGTCGACATGTCCAACCTCGAGGGCTTCCTGCGGGCGCTCTCTTTCATCGGCCTCGGCGGCGTGCTGATCGGCATCGGCCTCTTCTACCAGAAGATCCTGTCCAGCGGCGGGCGCGATTCGGCTGATCCGCCCGGATCGATCGCGACTGACCCGAGAGAGGGAGCAAGCCAAGCATGACGCGCCTTCAGGCTCTCGCCACCGCCTTCGCACCGCATGACGAACTTGCTGGCAAGCTTCTGCCGCATGCATTCTCCGGCGACGACGGCTCCCACGACGCCTCCCACCTCGTTCGCGTCTGGAAGAACGCGGCACGCATACAGGCGGAGGAGGGTGGCGACAGCCGTCAGCTCGCGGCCGCCGTGCTGTTGCATGACTGCGTCGCAGTCGAGAAGAATTCGCCGCTCCGGGCCGGGGCATCGCGGCTCGCCGCCGAAAAGGCATGGCAAATTCTCGACGGCCTCCGCTGGAGCACGCTGGAAATTTCGGCCGTCGCCCATGCCATTCTGACTCACAGTTTCTCGGCCAATATTGCGCCCGAGACGCTCGAAGCGAAAATCCTGCAGGACGCGGACCGGCTCGACGCGATCGGCATGTTCGGCGCCGCGCGCTGCTTCTATATCGCCGGTCGCATGGGAAGCGGTCTCTACGATCCGCTCGATCCCTTGGCCGAGGACAGGCCGCTCGACGACAAGGCTTTCGCGATCGACCATTTCGAAACGAAGCTCTTCCGTCTCGCCGAGGGTTTCCAGACCGCGGCGGGGCGTCGGCTGGCGCTGGAGCGGCAAACGCGGCTGCGCAGCGTGCTTGCCATGCTGCTCGATGAAATCTAATTGTTTCAATATGTTGTTGCCGCTCGGTGAATCAGATCGCGAGCCGCCTGAATCAATCTCTGAACCTGGAATGCCGCGATGAAAGTCACCGGTCTCAACATCCACCCCTTGAAAAGCGGTCGCGCCGTGCCGCAAACGGCCGTGACGGTCAATCTCGACGGGTTGGCAGGCGACCGGCGGTTCATGGTCGTCGAGCCCGATGGAAAGTTCGTCACCCAGCGCGAATTGCAGGCGCTGGCCCAGGTCGAAGCGACGCACATCGATGGCGGCGTTCAGCTGAAGATGAATGGCAACGAAATCGCCGTCCGCTTCGATCCGGATCGCCGGCTCAGCGTGCGCGTCTGGTCGAGCGACGTGAATGCTGCCGTTGCCGATGACGCCGCGAACGAAACGCTGTCGGGCTGGTTCGGGCGGCCGGTTAGGCTCGTACATATGGACGAGGAAGCCGAGCGCTTCGTCGGCGCCGAATGGGCCGGCACCGCGGCGCCGATTGGATTTGCCGACGGATTTCCGGTGCTGATGACGACCACCGCTTCGCTGGCGGACCTCAATCGAACGCTCGTCGAGAAGGGTCAGGAACCGGTCGGCATGGAGCGCTTCCGCACCAACATCCTCATCGATTGCGACGAGCCTTGGGCGGAGGACCTGTGGGAAAGCCTGGAGATCGCCGGCATAGTCTTCGATCTCGTCAAGCCCTGTGCGCGGTGCATCATGACCGCGCAGGACCAGACGACCGGCGAACGGATCGGCGGCAATCCGATCCAGGGGCTCGCCGAAAAGCGCATGTCCGCGGATCGCCGGGTGCCGGGCGTGCTCTTTGGCTGGAATGCCGTGCCAAGGGGCGAGGGGATCGTCAGGATCGGCGACGAGGCGAGGGTTGTGCGACGGCGCAGCGAGGGTTGGCCGATGAAGCGGCGCGGCGTCGAATGACGCGCTCGGCTGACCGTACGACTGCGCCTGCAGGCGGCCATCAATTCCTGTGAACCGATCGTCAATTTAATTGGCTTGGCTCAATTTGAGCGGCGACATAGCTTGCGCCCTCAAGAAACCGGAGCATCCAATGTCTGCTGCCAATCAGAGCGACGCCCACTCACTCCATCACCATCATCATCTCCCGTGGCTGATCATCGCCGCTGGTTCGATGATCGCGATGCTGACCTTCGGTCCGCGTTCGGCAATGGGGTTCTTTCAATTGCCCATGCTCGCCGACCGGGGCTGGGATCGGACCACCTTCGGCCTTGCCATGGCCATCCAAAATCTCTGCTGGGGCCTCGGCCAGCCCTTCTTCGGGGCGCTGGCCGACAAGTTCGGCACCTGGCGCATGCTGGCGCTATCCGGACTGCTCTATTCCAGCGGCCTCTTCATCATGGCCTTCGCCAATGCGCCGATCTGGCTGCATGTCGGCGGCGGCGTGCTCGTCGGTCTCGGCGTCGCCTCCGGTTCCTTCGGTATCGTGCTGTCGGCCTTCGCCCGAAACGTCGCGCCTCACCAGCGCGCACTTGTCTTCGGCATCGGCACGGCGGCCGGCTCGGCCGGCATGTTCCTGTTCGCGCCGCTGAGCCAGGGGCTGATTTCCGCCTATGGCTGGTCCGACAGTCTCGTCTATCTCGGCTTCCTGATGCTGCTGGTACCGCTCTTCGCCATTCCGTTGCGCGGCAACGCCTCCTCCGGGCGGCATTCCGAAGCGCTTTCGAAGCAGACCGTCGGCGAGGCCCTGAAGGAAGCTCTCGGGCACAGGAGCTATCTGCTGCTCGTCTCCGGCTTCTTCGTCTGCGGATATCAGGTCGCCTTCATCACGGCGCACTTCCCCGCCTATCTGGGCGACATCGGCATCGATGCCCGCTATGCGGTGATCGCTCTCGCTTTGATCGGATTTTTCAACATCATCGGTTCGCTTTCGGCTGGTGTCATCAGCCAGCGCTACTCCAAGCCGTACTTCCTCGCGTGGATTTACATTGGCCGGTCGATCGCCGTCGCGGCCTTCCTGCTGCTGCCGCAGTCGCCGACCTCGGTCGTCATCTTCGCGATCGTCATGGGTCTCCTGTGGCTGTCGACCGTCCCGCCGACCAACGCGCTGGTGGCGATCATGTTCGGCACCCGCCACCTCGGCCTGCTCGGCGGCGTCGTGTTCCTCTCGCACCAGGTCGGCTCCTTCCTCGGCGTCTGGATGGGCGGCTATCTCTACGATCGGCTTGGATCCTACGATCCGGTCTGGTGGCTGGGGGTTGCGCTCGGCATCTTCGCGGCGATCGTCCATTGGCCGATCGAGGAGAGGGGCGTTGCCCGCCCGGCCATGGCCTGAGGCCGATCCGATGCGCCCGAGAATATCTCGGGCGCGACATTCGAACCTTGAAATCTGTCACAAAACTTTCTAAATCAGTCGCCGCGGCTCAGCCGCTTTTGTTTTGACCTTATTATGCTCATATTGAGCATAATAAGCAGACCGGAAAC
This DNA window, taken from Sinorhizobium fredii NGR234, encodes the following:
- a CDS encoding HD domain-containing protein; protein product: MTRLQALATAFAPHDELAGKLLPHAFSGDDGSHDASHLVRVWKNAARIQAEEGGDSRQLAAAVLLHDCVAVEKNSPLRAGASRLAAEKAWQILDGLRWSTLEISAVAHAILTHSFSANIAPETLEAKILQDADRLDAIGMFGAARCFYIAGRMGSGLYDPLDPLAEDRPLDDKAFAIDHFETKLFRLAEGFQTAAGRRLALERQTRLRSVLAMLLDEI
- a CDS encoding MOSC domain-containing protein, whose translation is MKVTGLNIHPLKSGRAVPQTAVTVNLDGLAGDRRFMVVEPDGKFVTQRELQALAQVEATHIDGGVQLKMNGNEIAVRFDPDRRLSVRVWSSDVNAAVADDAANETLSGWFGRPVRLVHMDEEAERFVGAEWAGTAAPIGFADGFPVLMTTTASLADLNRTLVEKGQEPVGMERFRTNILIDCDEPWAEDLWESLEIAGIVFDLVKPCARCIMTAQDQTTGERIGGNPIQGLAEKRMSADRRVPGVLFGWNAVPRGEGIVRIGDEARVVRRRSEGWPMKRRGVE
- a CDS encoding MFS transporter, translated to MSAANQSDAHSLHHHHHLPWLIIAAGSMIAMLTFGPRSAMGFFQLPMLADRGWDRTTFGLAMAIQNLCWGLGQPFFGALADKFGTWRMLALSGLLYSSGLFIMAFANAPIWLHVGGGVLVGLGVASGSFGIVLSAFARNVAPHQRALVFGIGTAAGSAGMFLFAPLSQGLISAYGWSDSLVYLGFLMLLVPLFAIPLRGNASSGRHSEALSKQTVGEALKEALGHRSYLLLVSGFFVCGYQVAFITAHFPAYLGDIGIDARYAVIALALIGFFNIIGSLSAGVISQRYSKPYFLAWIYIGRSIAVAAFLLLPQSPTSVVIFAIVMGLLWLSTVPPTNALVAIMFGTRHLGLLGGVVFLSHQVGSFLGVWMGGYLYDRLGSYDPVWWLGVALGIFAAIVHWPIEERGVARPAMA
- a CDS encoding DUF2339 domain-containing protein is translated as MLELIALVAFAMALAAFLGGRRNADRLDAEIESLKAEIARLATRAAEDVVPDTAASARKEAEALPTPPEIAEEAVHGPWSQAREGARIFGNVPAGAEDADTAASGAPADVAAAEPVAMRSAESLESRIGGRWPVWVGGLALALGGFFLVQYSIEAGLLSPAVRLTLAAIFGLALGMAGEVIRRRAVPTIADRFRNAMIPGVLTAAGAVTLFGVVYAAHGIYDYIGTATAFALLALVSLATVGLSLLHGQALAGLGLLASLLTPLFVSSGEPRPWVLFGFLAVAWFATLLASRLRHWTIVPTLANAGLGLWGLAYVALAAPFEAPPVTVALVVMILGVGLIWPGGVERETLATTHTGALPAATPGPWERLFTPPYAAISLSAAIVATLLALLFISPAVEAARFPVAEFVVVIAVLAGAGALRATAVYPALLAALGAVVGTWTLTALSGVLAYLDPTLATPAIVVPGRTAMLTAMTLAALFLLLAAAVLTRLAEQRHFAVLWAGIAAVVPGALVGMSFLMTGQFAFDLPHGLAAFTSGLFLLGLVEWISRRDAEWRELDLAAGLLALGSLGLFVVGLHAWTDGLVTTLAIAVLGTGYTFATRLRPWPVLPWVTVAAAIVVLTRIAWEPTIVGPGSLGTTPVFNALLPGYGVPALLLVGCAYFLRAFPDLRARNLLQALASLFVLLTLAILVRHAMNGGVLDSSVPTLGEQAIYTLLAIGASGIFMTLDGGSPSPVFRYGGMALGVLSMLSVLSAHLVGLNPYFSGELLGRIPLFDLLFIGYLLPAIGYAGLAWYARGRRPQPYVMALAVSGAVLAFAWATLSVRRFWQGESVADWKGFLQGETYTYSVIWLVLGVLLLVVGSRFNAKSIRIASAVLVFIAVLKVFLVDMSNLEGFLRALSFIGLGGVLIGIGLFYQKILSSGGRDSADPPGSIATDPREGASQA